In the Duncaniella freteri genome, one interval contains:
- a CDS encoding TatD family hydrolase has translation MTLFDSHTHLYLPEFEEDRYEAVNRAIDAGVTRMLLPNVDCGTIEPMKQLHRLYPDNTFMAMGLHPTEVGPDWRDSIEIVSKELGCDDYVGIGEIGIDLYWDRTFEKEQMETFDIQVNWAVEKNLPIIVHCRDGLDQVIEVLGGYKGNVKGVFHSFGGSPDDVEKIRKTGDYYFGINGIVTFKNSMLRATLPSIGLERLLLETDSPYLAPVPRRGKRNESSYMVYTAHVVADSLGIDINEVASATTANAEKLFLM, from the coding sequence ATGACGCTATTTGATTCTCATACTCATTTATATCTTCCTGAATTTGAAGAGGACAGATATGAGGCTGTCAACAGGGCGATTGATGCCGGTGTAACCCGCATGCTGTTGCCTAATGTGGATTGCGGCACAATTGAGCCCATGAAACAACTTCATAGATTATATCCTGACAATACATTCATGGCCATGGGGCTGCATCCCACAGAAGTGGGGCCGGACTGGAGGGATAGTATTGAAATTGTGTCGAAAGAACTTGGCTGTGATGACTATGTGGGAATCGGAGAGATCGGTATAGACCTTTATTGGGACAGGACTTTTGAGAAGGAACAAATGGAAACATTCGATATTCAGGTAAATTGGGCCGTCGAAAAAAATCTTCCGATAATCGTTCATTGTAGAGATGGTCTTGACCAAGTGATAGAGGTGCTTGGCGGATACAAAGGGAATGTGAAAGGTGTATTCCATAGCTTCGGAGGCTCTCCTGATGATGTTGAAAAGATAAGAAAAACCGGGGACTATTATTTCGGGATCAATGGGATAGTTACGTTTAAGAATTCAATGCTTCGTGCTACTCTTCCATCAATAGGGCTTGAAAGATTATTGCTGGAGACCGATTCTCCATATCTTGCTCCGGTTCCCAGACGCGGCAAGCGGAACGAAAGTTCATATATGGTATATACTGCTCACGTTGTAGCAGATTCACTGGGGATTGATATTAACGAAGTTGCATCCGCTACTACCGCTAATGCGGAGAAACTGTTCTTAATGTAA
- a CDS encoding polyprenyl synthetase family protein — protein MKEYNEYLQIVTDAISNLRLPGHPSGLYDPIRYTLNCGGKRLRPVLALAACEAFGKEAMTAIHQAIAIEMFHNFTLLHDDVMDKAEVRRGRPTVHVKWNEETAILSGDAMLTTANMLLAVKCGERLPQALELFNGTAMNIYEGQQYDMDFESRTDVTVEEYMEMIRLKTSVLLGCACGMGALMADAPFETQVRFFDFGVNLGLAFQLQDDYLDTYGDPETFGKSIGGDILNDKKTWLLIMAMNEDKSGRIKSMLGTTDDPESKIKAVRSIYDELDLPQRIHELISAYIDTAIKCLDHLELAPEARSFFMDLALKSATRNK, from the coding sequence ATGAAAGAGTATAATGAATATCTACAGATCGTGACGGATGCCATATCCAATCTGAGATTGCCCGGACATCCAAGCGGTCTGTATGATCCAATACGCTACACCCTCAATTGCGGAGGAAAGAGACTTCGGCCAGTGCTTGCCCTTGCTGCTTGTGAGGCATTTGGCAAAGAGGCTATGACTGCCATACATCAGGCTATAGCAATAGAGATGTTTCATAACTTCACTCTTCTTCATGATGATGTGATGGATAAGGCTGAGGTGCGTCGAGGTCGTCCTACTGTTCATGTTAAATGGAATGAAGAGACTGCCATCCTTTCAGGCGATGCGATGCTTACGACCGCAAATATGCTGCTTGCTGTGAAATGCGGCGAACGGCTTCCGCAAGCTCTTGAGCTATTCAATGGCACAGCCATGAATATCTATGAGGGTCAGCAGTATGATATGGATTTTGAGAGCCGTACAGATGTTACAGTCGAGGAGTATATGGAGATGATACGTCTTAAGACATCAGTGCTACTCGGATGTGCTTGCGGGATGGGCGCGCTTATGGCTGATGCCCCTTTCGAAACTCAGGTGCGGTTCTTTGATTTCGGAGTCAATCTTGGGCTTGCATTTCAGCTTCAGGATGATTATCTTGACACTTATGGAGACCCAGAGACATTCGGAAAATCTATTGGCGGAGACATTCTGAACGACAAGAAGACATGGCTTCTTATAATGGCTATGAATGAGGATAAGTCAGGTCGAATAAAATCTATGCTTGGTACCACTGACGATCCTGAGTCAAAGATAAAAGCTGTAAGGAGTATCTATGACGAGCTTGATCTTCCCCAGCGTATCCACGAACTGATAAGCGCATATATCGATACTGCAATAAAATGTCTCGATCATCTGGAACTTGCTCCTGAGGCCCGCTCATTCTTTATGGATCTTGCTCTAAAGTCAGCCACCAGGAACAAATGA
- a CDS encoding C40 family peptidase — MRNYLLSLLFSLPLLLSAQQQQEWVLVNIPVACIREGSSHASEMSSQSIMGTPMKVLEDNGSEWLKLEGPDGYTGYMNISSVKRLSDTEMQNWKNSSRLAVTSMSEVKVIRDTLISSPRNTVTELVNGSIVNGKKSRGRFSHVTLPDGRDGWVSTDCVSSIEDWASQPFEAQKILDRCYYLYGAPYLWGACSTKSVDCSGLVRVAYYGNGILTLRDARQQINIGRRIEPEDISSLRPADLLFFSATPDGRISHVALYDSEGKYIHSSGRVKCNYMRADDSDFSARVYRGASRIEGEISSEGIWQIINHPWYF, encoded by the coding sequence ATGAGAAACTATTTATTGTCATTGCTCTTTTCCCTGCCTTTATTGCTGAGTGCCCAACAGCAACAGGAGTGGGTGCTTGTTAATATACCGGTAGCCTGCATTAGAGAGGGGAGCAGTCATGCTTCAGAGATGTCGTCTCAATCCATAATGGGCACACCAATGAAAGTTCTTGAGGACAATGGCAGTGAATGGCTTAAGCTTGAAGGTCCGGACGGATACACTGGTTATATGAACATATCGAGTGTCAAAAGGCTCAGCGACACCGAGATGCAGAATTGGAAAAATTCATCAAGACTTGCTGTCACATCAATGTCAGAGGTCAAGGTTATCAGAGATACTTTAATTTCTTCTCCCAGGAATACAGTAACAGAACTGGTGAACGGCTCGATTGTAAACGGCAAAAAGAGTAGGGGACGGTTCAGTCATGTCACACTGCCTGACGGAAGGGATGGATGGGTATCTACGGACTGTGTAAGCAGTATTGAAGATTGGGCGTCACAACCATTCGAAGCTCAAAAGATACTTGACCGATGCTATTATCTATACGGAGCCCCTTATCTGTGGGGGGCATGCTCGACAAAATCGGTGGATTGCTCCGGACTTGTCAGGGTGGCTTACTATGGAAACGGAATCCTTACATTACGTGATGCACGCCAGCAGATAAATATCGGACGACGAATAGAGCCGGAGGATATTTCATCACTTCGTCCAGCCGATCTATTGTTCTTCAGTGCCACTCCTGACGGAAGAATATCACATGTTGCATTATATGATTCCGAAGGAAAATATATCCATTCCTCAGGCAGAGTAAAGTGTAATTATATGCGGGCTGATGACTCGGATTTTTCAGCAAGGGTGTATCGTGGAGCATCAAGAATCGAAGGAGAAATCTCGTCAGAAGGAATTTGGCAAATCATAAATCATCCATGGTACTTTTGA
- the rnr gene encoding ribonuclease R — MSKSSSGNASGRKASALNKKVGEFVSQQKGNTYNYRQVSHAIGASTAAQQRNVALLLVEMAFNGDIIEVSPGKYKSPQRGNEAVGTFVRRNNGKNSVVTDNDGETLMIAERNSMHALNGDKVRVNIAAHRRGAEPEAEVIEIIEKKEQTFIGTLKVERHFGYLLTDSKFLATDIFIPKSKLKGGKTGDKAVVRISEWKQDFKNPSGEVIDILGEAGENNAEIHAILAEFGLPYKYPSSVETAANKIEAGITDEEVEKRMDMRDVLTFTIDPADAKDFDDALSFRVLPNGRYEVGVHIADVTHYVKPDGIIDKEAQKRATSVYLVDRVVPMLPEHLCNGICSLRPDEEKLAFSVIFEMDAQARVYNSMIARTVIKSNRRFSYEEAQSVIETGMGDCVEAILALDSMAKQLRKERYEEGSVEFDRAEVKFEISPDGTPLGVFFKVSKDANKLIEEFMLLANKTVASYVGKPKDKKKPKAFVYRIHDVPDAQRLADFSAIARGFGYKVKSSGTPREINRSINRMLAEVKGKGEENYLATLAIRSMAKAIYSTENIGHYGLGFDYYTHFTSPIRRYPDMMVHRLLERYLAGGRSVVVQKLEEQCKHSSEMEQLAASAERASIKYKQVEYMQSHLGETYSGIISGVTEWGLYVELKENLCEGLIPMRDLADDYYDFDEKNHCLVGRRHNHRYRLGDNVDVKVARADLEKKQLDFVLLDDKGLAIKGEDYMGKKASVREALADKSHGKKKRRRK, encoded by the coding sequence ATGTCAAAATCATCTTCAGGAAATGCTTCAGGACGCAAGGCGTCAGCCTTGAATAAAAAAGTCGGGGAGTTTGTGTCCCAACAAAAAGGCAATACCTATAATTATAGGCAAGTCTCTCACGCCATCGGAGCATCAACAGCCGCACAGCAGCGCAATGTGGCACTACTGCTTGTTGAGATGGCATTCAATGGTGATATTATAGAGGTCTCACCAGGAAAATACAAGTCTCCACAAAGAGGCAATGAGGCTGTAGGGACCTTTGTCCGCCGAAACAACGGTAAGAATTCGGTTGTCACCGACAATGATGGTGAGACTCTTATGATTGCAGAGCGCAATTCCATGCATGCCCTCAATGGGGACAAAGTGCGTGTAAATATAGCTGCTCATCGTCGGGGAGCCGAGCCGGAAGCTGAGGTGATCGAGATTATAGAGAAGAAAGAGCAGACCTTCATCGGAACTCTAAAAGTGGAGCGTCATTTCGGATATCTGCTCACGGATTCGAAATTTCTCGCCACGGATATCTTTATACCAAAAAGTAAGCTTAAAGGTGGAAAGACTGGCGACAAGGCTGTGGTAAGAATCTCTGAATGGAAACAGGATTTCAAGAATCCTTCTGGCGAGGTGATCGATATTCTTGGTGAAGCCGGAGAGAACAATGCCGAGATCCATGCAATCCTTGCGGAATTCGGACTGCCTTACAAGTATCCGTCATCTGTAGAGACCGCCGCCAACAAGATTGAGGCCGGCATAACCGATGAAGAGGTGGAGAAGCGCATGGATATGCGTGATGTGCTCACTTTCACTATTGACCCCGCAGATGCTAAGGATTTTGATGACGCGCTGTCATTCAGGGTCCTGCCTAATGGACGTTATGAAGTGGGTGTTCACATTGCTGATGTGACCCATTATGTCAAGCCTGACGGAATCATCGACAAGGAGGCTCAGAAGCGAGCCACATCCGTATATCTTGTGGACCGTGTCGTGCCTATGCTCCCGGAGCATCTCTGCAATGGGATATGCTCTCTTCGTCCTGATGAAGAGAAACTGGCATTCTCTGTGATATTTGAGATGGATGCGCAGGCTCGCGTGTACAACTCAATGATTGCAAGAACTGTAATCAAGTCCAATCGTCGATTCAGTTACGAGGAGGCTCAAAGCGTGATAGAGACCGGAATGGGTGATTGCGTGGAAGCTATCCTTGCGCTTGATTCGATGGCTAAACAGCTGAGAAAGGAACGTTACGAAGAGGGTTCGGTGGAATTTGACCGTGCCGAGGTGAAATTTGAAATTTCTCCGGATGGAACACCTTTAGGAGTGTTCTTCAAAGTGTCGAAAGATGCCAATAAGCTTATTGAGGAGTTCATGCTGCTTGCCAATAAGACAGTCGCATCATATGTCGGGAAACCAAAGGACAAGAAAAAGCCAAAAGCTTTTGTGTATCGTATCCATGATGTTCCGGATGCCCAACGCCTTGCCGATTTTTCAGCCATAGCCCGCGGCTTTGGCTATAAAGTCAAGTCATCAGGAACTCCGCGAGAGATCAATAGGTCAATAAACAGGATGCTTGCCGAAGTGAAAGGAAAGGGAGAAGAAAATTATCTTGCCACCCTTGCCATCCGTTCAATGGCAAAAGCTATATATTCGACTGAAAACATAGGGCATTATGGTCTCGGTTTCGATTACTATACGCATTTCACATCTCCTATTCGCAGATATCCGGATATGATGGTGCATCGCCTGCTGGAGCGTTATCTTGCCGGTGGCAGAAGCGTGGTTGTACAGAAACTTGAGGAGCAGTGTAAGCATTCAAGCGAAATGGAACAGCTGGCAGCAAGTGCCGAGCGTGCGTCCATCAAGTACAAACAGGTAGAGTACATGCAGTCACACCTCGGAGAGACGTATTCCGGAATCATTTCGGGTGTCACCGAGTGGGGTCTGTATGTGGAGCTGAAAGAGAATCTTTGTGAGGGACTTATACCCATGAGGGATCTTGCTGACGATTATTATGATTTCGATGAAAAGAACCATTGCCTGGTAGGCCGTCGTCACAATCATCGTTACAGGCTTGGTGACAATGTGGATGTCAAGGTTGCTCGTGCCGATCTGGAAAAGAAGCAACTTGATTTTGTCCTGTTGGATGACAAAGGCCTGGCTATAAAGGGCGAGGACTACATGGGTAAGAAGGCGTCAGTTAGAGAAGCTCTTGCCGATAAGTCGCATGGGAAGAAGAAACGCCGCCGTAAATAA